The Methanocella arvoryzae MRE50 DNA window CTGAAGCTTCCGTCTTCGTCCGATACTGTAACAGCCATCTCAGACAGCCTGCCTTCGTAGACCCTGAACAGCTTGACCTGGACTCCGGGCACCAGAGTGCCATCCGGATCGCTGACGTACCCTTTGATGCTGCCCCGGCTCATCGGGAGGATGATGTCCACGTTGTAGGTGCCCCGTATGACCTGCACCTTCGTAGAGTTATTAAACGAGGACTCGTTAGCCGTGATCATGTAGTCGCCCGCCGGCATGACTGTAAAGCGATAGTTGCCGTTAGCGTCAGCCCGGCCGCTGCCGTCCGTCGAGTCGCCATCCTCGGTGCTGTTATATCCAGTATACTTGCCTACGCCGTCCCACCGGGACAGGTAGACTCCTGCATAAGGTACCGGTTGCATGGTCATATCATACACTGTACCTGTGATTGTGTTGGGCTTCACGAGGTCTATGGAAAGGGCGGTCGAACCATTCCCCGCAGACTGGACGCACTCGGCGTTGATCTTTACGGTCCGGGCCAGGGAGTCGCCGGGTATGTCTCCGTACTGCACCTCTACTTTTCCGCCGCTGGTGGGTAGCAGCAGTTCAGTGCCATTCTGCCCTCCGGCGAAAAATTTGCCCGGGTTGGGGTAGTAGCTGTCCTGTGACAATACCACGTGCATGTTATCGGGCACCGGCTTGCCATCGATATCGTAGAGCCTGACCACGATGTTCGCCCGGGAGGTCTCGTCAGCGCTGATGACTGCCTTATCGCTCTCCACCGTCATCCGGCTGATGTGGGGGAAAATTCGGACCGTCACGACCGTCGAAGTGCCTTCTATGATTGAGAAATGCTGGGTCACGCTCTGGCCCCAGTCGCCTTTTTTGACAACTAGCCTGTAGCCCCAGGACTCGTCGTTCGGCTCGAGGTTGGTGATATAAAAGTTACCCTGGGCATCCGTGGTCACTTTAGCCATGCCGACGTCCGTGCCTGTCACGTCCTTTTGCAGCTCGACTTCCGCGTTGGGTATGCCCGTCTGCTGGTCTGGCATAGTGACCCGGCCCATAAGGTACCCAGTTCCTTCGGCGCTGGCGCTGGTTATACATAGGGAGTACAATATCAGTAAGTTCAAAATAATAATTACTGTTGTGAAATAAACCCTATTCATCCCTGATTTCATCTAATACCGTTAATGATTGCTTATCTCTTAAACGTTTCGATAAACCGGGGTCAGTGCCGTGACCGTTTAGTAGTGCTGGAAAAATCCGGATTATTTTCAAGCTATGCCGTGTACTGTCACCTGAATGCAGCCGAGATACTATCATTCCAAAACGGCCAACTGTGATAGGTGGAGTATGATGAATATAAATGTGCTATTGCTTACATTACTGCTGTCTGTAACCATGGTCGCCGGCGCCTATGTTCAGGGCGGCCAAATCGATCAGGCCACAGCAGTCCTTAAAAATGCCGAAGGCAAAGATGTCGGAATCGCCCGCTTTACCGAAGTCAGCCCGGGCACGGTGCAGATCAACGTCAGCGTAGATGGCTTGCCCCCTGGCAGACACGGCATCCACATTCACGCCGTGGGGAACTGTACCCCGCCGTTCACCGGGGCTGGAGACCACTACAACCCGCTTGGTAAGCAGCATGGGCTCGACAACCCTCAGGGCCCTCATGCCGGAGACCTGCCTGATATCCGGGTAAACCGGGCGGGCACCGGTCGGCTGAACGTGACCACTGATCGAGTGACACTGTCACCAGGTCCTGTCACTCTGTTCGATGCTGACGGCAGCGCTATCATAATACACGCAGGGTCGGACGACCAGATGACTGACCCTTCAGGCGGCAGCGGCGCCCGTATTGCCTGCGGTGTCATCGAGAAAGCCTGAATTCACAGCCCTATGCGGCAGGTCGACCCGGCCATGATGTCCTGGTTACGGATATACAGGCCGACGTCGGCCTCGTTGGTAACTGTAACCTTATCTGCCTTTAGCCCGGCGTAGTCGTACCTCGCCCGGCCTACGCCGATGGCTTCCCCGAACTTGTTGGCGATGATGACGCGCTCGTTCTGCTTTATGCTCTCGTCCGCCCAGGTGATGGAAGTCCCGAAGACGTCTCTGCCATAGAGCACAAGTGACTCTGCCTGGCCGACGACCTCGACTTTCTTCTTGTCCGAAGCCCGGGCGATCAGGTACAGCCCCTCCAGCGTCGGCAGGAACTGCTTTTTCCCGACCTCGCCGATGCAGAGCCCTGCTGTCAGGGGCTCCGGGTCTCTGCCGATCGCGAAGAACTTCACCTCAGGCGTGGTGGTAAAGATCTCGACCTTATCACCCTGCCGGGCGATCAGGTTCAGCTCTTTAGAGAGATCGAAAGCGCCCCAGTAGTCCAGCCCCCGCCGGACCAGCGTCAGCTCGTTTTTCTTCAGTCCCCTATACATAGCGCAGCCTCGCTACAAAGAATCCTGTCGTATTATGTATGTGTGGATACATGCGCCTGGCGTTTTTCACTTCGGGAGCAAACGTCAGGCTTCCGAACTTCTCGATACCCGGCACCCCATACGGCACCGGATCCACTTTCAGCCCGTATTTCTTCACTGCATAGTCAATGATCAGCTCGTTCTCTTCCGGAGCGTAAGAGCATGTGGAGTAGACGAGAGTCCCGCCGGGCTTGAGGACTTTCAGCGCAGCGTCGATCAGCTCATGCTGGACCGTGGAGCAGAACTGGATGTCCGCCTCTTCCCTGCTGGTCTTCCTGCTCCGGTCCCGGGCGATCACGCCTTCTCCGGTACACGGGGCGTCCAGCAGAATCTTGTCCGCCTTTACCCCGATCTTGTCAGCTTCCAGCGCATCCATATTGTAGATGGCTGTGTTCATTACCCCGCACCGGCCGATGTTGGTCCGCAGCGACGGGATCCTGCCGGGCTCTTTCTCGATCGCCACGATCAGCCCTTCGTTGTTCATAAGCTGGGCGATATGGGTGGTCTTGCCTCCCGGCGAGGCGGCCATGTCGATGACTGTATCCCCCGGGTTCGGCGCCAGCGCCAGGGGCGGGATCATAGAGGACTTGTCCTGCACGTAAAAGTAGCCGAGCAGGTGCTCGGCCGAGGCGCCGATCGAGTACGGCTCGCCGGTGACCTCAAAGCAGTCCGGTATATCGGCTGGCTTCAGGGTAAAGCCCTTATCTGTCAGCCTCTTCAGCAGCGCGTTCGGGGCGATCTTGAGCGTGTTCACCCTGATGTAGGTGGCGGGGGGAGCCTCCATGCTCTCCAGAAACTTTTCCAGATCGGGCACAAGCCTGGCAAACCTCGCCACCATGTACTCGTTATACTTGTACTTCTTCGCCAGCTCGGATATGCGGGCGTCTGCAGGGAACTCCTGAATTACAACACTTTCCACGTTAAAACGATCCCCTCGTCCATCTGTTCGTATTTCATCAGCCTCAGCTCGACAGCCTCGCTCCGCTCGGCGATACCCGGCCCGTCCATGAAGGTCGGAGCGTCCTTGCCGCCGATGATCAGGTTGCCCACGAACACCGAAATCTCATCTACGAGCCTGCGGCTGACCATTGCATAATTCAGCGTGGCTCCGCCCTCGATCATGAGCCTGTTGATGCCCCGCTTCTTCAGCTCGACAGACATCTGCTCCAGGTCTACTTCGTCTTTCCCGCAGACTATGATCTCCGCCTTCTCCTTCAGCGCCGCAACCCTGTCGGCAGGCGCGGCCTGCGAGACTACAACGATTCTCTTGCCTGTGCCTTTTTTAAAGATATCTGCCGTCGGCGGCGTCCTGGCCTGCGAGTCTACGACGACGCGGGCAGGGTTCTCGTCCTTCCCTTCGGCAACCCGGCGCTTTCGGCGCTCCTCCGACTTGACCGTCAGGCTGGGGTCGTCGGCCAGCACCGTGCCGATGCCGACCATGACCGCATCGCTGCCGGCCCGGAGCTCGTCGACCCGGTCAAAGTCTGTCTTGCCGGAGATCTTGACCTGCTTCCGCTTTTTCGTCGAGATCTTGCCGTCCGCGCTCATGGCTGAGTTGATGAACGTGTATGGCCTGTCTAGCATGATTAAGCCATGGGCCGGTACATGTATAAAGTTTGCCACAGCCGATAGCTATGCAATCGCTGCATGCGTAAATGCCGCTATTATATTTGGTAGCATATATAAAAATACGAAACATTGACAGAATAGTGAAGTGGAGCAGGTATCTACTGGTGAGCGCCATCGTGTTCTACGTACTGTATGACATAGTATCCACGCTGGCGGCATACAACTTTCTCGGCAGCTTCGAGTATGAAAAGAGCTTCCTGATCAAAGCCGCATATGACGTGGCCGGCGTGCCCGGCTTCATCACTCTCAAGATCGTCATGTCCGCCGCAGCCATATCTGCCGCATACCTGCTGATGGAACACTATACCAGGCTACGGGCCTTCGGCGCAGGCATCCTCGGCGGCGCCACCGTCGCCGGCTTCTTCGTCGGCACGTCCAACTTCAACATTTTGCTTAACGGCAGCTCTATCTGGATCCTCGGCCTCGACAGCGGGACCATCGCTGCCATCATCATCGTCGTCTCCGCGGGCGCAGGGCTACTAATGTCTCGGCCGGAGCCTGCAAGAGTTGCTCGTTGACCTTAATGAAATATAAATAAGAAGAAAAGTTTGAACCACAGCGTCACATCGACACAGAGACAGGGAGATCCACGACAGGCCAGATGGTAACTCGAACCACGGCGGCACGGCGACACAGAGACAATGGTGAACCGGTAAAAGCGACCTTCTTTTTATGTCCACGGCGACACGGAGACAGCGCATTAACCATAGGCTTACTACTCAATCGTTTCAGTCTGACTTTTGATCAATAGCCTGAAGGAAGTAGAAAATACTATTGTCTCCGTGCCGTCAGCCCGCTGTGCCGCCGTGGATCTAAAAAAAGAATGCCTTGCTATTCTGGTGCGGGTTGTCTCCGTGCCGCCGTGCCGCCGTGGTATGAATAACCATCCTGCTATTGTTTCTCGAATCGTCTCCGTGCCGCCGTGTCGCTGTGGTTAGAACCTTTGCTCTATAGTTGTCAGAATAGGGAGTCGTGCCGCCGTGGTTTATTATCCTCGAACTGTATTACTTTTGCAGAGCAAGCATCAGGTATATATCGTCTCACCTCTAATGGCAAGTCGGTGCTTATGGTTCAGGCGACTTTTGATGTGCGGCTTCTGGATTCGACGTACTCGGTCACGCCGAAGAAGGGCGTGGAGGGCAGCAAGGATCGGGAAGATGTCAACGTTCGCCTGTACGGAAAGACCAGGGAAAACCAGAGCATTACTATCATCTGCCCGGACTTCAAGCCCTACTTCCACATCTTCTGGCCTACCGATGCGCTGCGGAAAAAGCTGGAAGAGCACGAAGATGTTCTCTCAATAAAGGAGGTCAAGAAAGAGTACAAGGGCTCGATCGAGGATTTCCTTGAGGTAAGAGTCAGGGCGCCGTGGCTGGTCCCTAAATTCAGGACGGAGTTCGAGCTGCAGCACAAGACTCTCGTCGTGAAAAATATTCCCGAAGAGATCCTCGAGCAGGTCCGTGCTGACCCCGAGTTCACTGTCACAGGTGACGCTCGTCTTGCGAGGCTGACCCCTACTGACCGGGTCTATTCCCAGAAGCTCATCCGAACCTACAACCTGTTCCAGTACATGGATAAGGAAGAGATAGAGAAGTTCGAGCTAAAAAGCGTGTTCTTCGCGGCCGACATTGTGTTCACTAACCGCTTCATCTACGACTACGATCTGGATACCTGCGTCCGGGTGACGGGTGAGCTGGTGGATGATCCTGGTGAGTATACCACTGAAATTGTGTTAAAGGCCGAAAAGTTCGAGCAGTGCCCGATCTTTACTCCGAAGCTGAAGATCATGAGCTTCGACATTGAAAGCTCGATCAAGTACGGTAACATCTACTGTATCTGTTTCACCGTCTACAATGAGGTGGACGGCACGAAAGAGGATCGCCAGTTCGTCTCAAAATTCGGGGTACGGGGCGATAACATGTCTCCTGCGGAGGAGGCCGAACGAAATGAGGACGAACGCAGGCTGCTCGCAGACTTCGTGGCTGAGGTGCGCAAGCTCGATCCGGACGTGATCACCGGCTACAACATCAACAATTTCGACCTGCAGATGCTGTACGATCGATCTAATGCCCTGAACCCGCCTCCGGAAGGCAGGAAAGCCACCGCCGGCGAATACATGAACTTCGGCCGGGACTCTTTAGGAATGAGCCGCAGGGAGAATCGGACGACCGGCTTCGTCACATGGGACATCAAAGGCAGGCTGCTACAGGATGCCTGGCTGTCGGTGAAAAAAGAGCTGAGGCCGAAGAGAGAGGGTTTAGGCTACGTGTCCCAGCAGCTGTTCGGGGACACGAAGGATAATATTAATTCGACCCGCATTGACGAGGAATGGACCAACAGACGCGATGAGGTGGTAAAGTATTGTCTCAAGGACGCCGAGCTTGCCCTCCGGATTCTTATGCACCCCCGGATCAATACTCTCAACAAGCTCATGGACGTCGCCATTCCTTCCAGGCTGCCGGTGAAAGAGGTCTCCGGCGGCCAGAACCGGATGATCGAGAGCCTGATGATCCGGATGGTCGACAGGGAAAATGTCATCGTTCCTATGGCCAGCGGCGAGACCAACGACTACGAGGGTGGCTTCGTGTACGATACTAAGCCCGGCCTCTGGGAATGGGTAATCGGCCTGGACTTTTCATCCATGTACCCCTCCCAGATCATCAAGCACAACATCTGCTTCACCACGCTCGTTAAAAACAAGGCGGAAGCCGCCCACGAATCGCCCATAGGGGCGTGCTTTGTCTCGAAGGAAAAGCGGTACGGCATCACCCCCCGGATGGTAGAGGGGCTCCTGAACTCTCGTAAGGAGGCAAAGGCGCTCATGAAGAAGGCCAGACAGGACGGCGACATGGATGCGGCCGACTATTACAACCGACTGCAGAACGCGATCAAGATCCTGGCCAACGCGACCTATGGGTACTTCGGCGCCAAATTCTGCCGGTGGCCGTACAGCAGGTACATCGCACCGAGCATCACTTCCTGGGCCAGAGATGAAATTCGTACCGTTGTAGCATCCCTCGAAAGCAGGGGCTTCACCGTCATCGCCGGAGATACCGATTCGGTCTTCTTTACTTCTAAAAATCACCGGGATCTGGACTCCTGCAAGATGCTGGGCTTCCAGGTGCAGGCCGAATTCTCCGCGGGCAACATGCACCTCGAGCTGGAGAAAGTCATGGAGAGGTTCTTCGCACACGCCAAGAAGAGGTACTTCGGCAAGATCATCTGGCCCGAAGAAACGCTGCTGGTCAGAGGCTATGAGCCGAGAAGAACCGATTCTTTCGACCTGCAGAGCGAGACCATGACCCAGGTCTTCCAGATCGTGCTTGAAGGCAGGCCGGACGAAGCGGTCAGGTTCAGCAAGGACATCATTGATAAAACCCTGAAAGGCAAAGTCGACCTCTCCAAGCTGATCATTTCCAAGAGCGTCAACGACTTCAGCTCTTACGACAACCCCGACTCCCTCGTCCACGTCAACGTGGCCAAACGCCTGCAGGAGATGGGCTACGAATTCACCCCCGGCATGAAAACTCCGTTCGTGATCACCAACGGCTCGGCACAGCCGATCAGGGCAGAGCCCGTCATCGAGGGGCTGGAGTTCACCGCCCGGCCCGACTACCGGTATTACGCCGAGAGGCTGGCGATGGGGCTGGCTCGTATTACAGAAGCGTTCGGGTGCGATGAACGCACTCTGATGCAGGGTAACTCCCAGAGGACGCTGGACCTGTTTGGGGAGGAAAAGCCTGCGCCGGTCGCGGCGCCGCTGGTGCAGAAGGAAGTTGTGAAGAAGGTAAAGACGATGTCGACGCTGGACATGTTCATGTGATCCGAATGCGAAGACCTATTTTCTTTTTCTTCTGAAAGCTATGGAAGCCCGTTACAGATTATACTCATAGATCGTATAATTCTGATAATAATGCGTATTGTTCAGGACACCTGCCCTGATTACTTTTTGAGCATCTATGTATAGTGGATCGTTTTCGCCGACCAGCACGTGGAGTCTATGCTGTTCATTGACCACGTCATACCAGCGCTGCGTCATCAGCATGCCTTCGACGAAGAACTGGTCGTCGACAATCTTCACCTTCGGGTAAAGCACTTCCTGCTTCGACAGGTAAATCAGCTTATTCGCTCTATTGAAATCCGTATACCCGTACGTCATGCTATTATTTTTCAGGTAGTCGATAAGCTCGTAGTCTTCCTTGTTCGGCTGGTAGTCATATCCTGCTATAGTACCTATGTTTGAGGCAATCGTCGCAAGGATTAGTATGATCACTGCAGCCAGTAACATCGTATTCACATTCAGCCCCGGAGTTTCCGGCCTGTATGCTAAGGCTATCGTGGCGAATACTCCGACAGCTACGAATAAGAGGAACCTGGCAGACCCGCCGTCGCCCAGGGTCGTGAAGGTAAAAGCCACGAACGTGAACCCAGCTGACAGCATGAACATCCAGTAGAGGTAGTTTGCCTTCGGATTCCTCCGGACGAGCGAGTAGGCGGCGGCCATCAGAAAGATGGCTCCGATGGCGATATCGTACAAGTTAATGCCTGTGTTCAAGAGGCTGAGCAGATTATGGTTCAGCAGCAGGAGCAACGACTCTACTAAAAGCGTCAGGCGTTCGCCGATCCCGCCCACGTCTCCTGTCTTGGTGGTTATTAAAAAGACGCGTAAGCCGTCCATGAAGAAGTTATTCATCTTCAACACGTAAGCGGCGACCGTCGAAATTCCAAGTACGACGAGCACGTTCGTAATCTTTGAGACCTCTTTCTCCCGGCTCTCTGCCTCTGCCACCCTCTGCTTTTTACTACCCTCGGTGGGCACTTCTGCTCTTTTGGTCCAGAAATAGTAGATGCAGTAGCCAATATACGGTACGATGAAGAAGGCCAGGATGATCGAGTCAGACAGGACGATGAGCCCTACTACAAAAGCCAGCGCAGCGACGGCGTAGAAGGGCAGTTTTTGTATGGCTTCCGTGTGGAACAGGAGGATAAATAATCCGGCGAAAAGCAGGGAGCCGACGTGATATTCCGGTGACAGGAACAGGTAAGACGCCCCAGGCTGGATGTTGGTGAAGAGCGCTGCAAAAATGAGGGCGCTGGTGAGGTTAGAGAACCTGTAGATCATATACGTGAATACCGATACGACGAGCAGAAACACGAAGAACGCCGTGAGCCTCAACACTGTCGGGTCAAATCCTGAGAGGACCTGCGGCAGGAAATGAAATGTAAATATGTCGGTGAACAGGTAAGGATCATCTACGGGGTAGGTAAAACCAAAGTTGCCGTATTTGACGATCTCCATGGCGACCAGCCCCGGGACCACCGTATCGCTGTCCAGCTCCAGGTTGAGGGAGGCCAGCAGGCTGCTGAGGAGGCCGACTGCTATGAGGATTATGAGTATCAGGTTGACGGCTTTCCTGTCTGACATTTACTAATGTGGATACTTGAGGTGTTATTTAATGCTTGTGTCGGGCAGCCATAGATGGTGGAAATGTCAATACAGTATCACTCACCCTCTACTCGTCCTGACCATAACTGCTATGTGGCAATGCTGGCAACAGATCCTGGGCATATTACCGAAGCGATATGATATGCTGAGCCAGTATTAATCCACCATTAAATTGCGCTCATTTTTCTATTTAGCCAATAATACGGCCTCTAAATGAAACTATTTATATCATTTCGCCCTCTTACTCATATTAAACAATATATCGGCTGTTTTACTACAAAATAGCCATGTATTACCCCCAAGGTGACTAAAAACGATGAAACTGTTTAGATTTCTGCAAATAGCCATGATTTTGGCCCTTGTAGCCTCGCTGATCCCCGCCGCAGTAGCCCACCCTGAAGAAGCTACTCTGACGGCAAGCTTCAGCTCCGACGTCACGACTGGCGCTGCCCCGCTCACCGTCCACTTCATGGACCGTAGCACGGGCAACCCCACCGGCTGGCAGTGGGACTTCGGCGACGGCAGCTCCTCGACCCGGCAGGACCCGACCTACACTTTCCAGGCTCCCGGCACTTACAACGTAACGCTGACCGTAACTGACGGCTATGTGAACAGCACGGCCAGCAGCGAGATCGTCGTAACCCCGGCCCCGTCGGCCACGCCCCAGCCTATCCGTGTAGTGCCTGTGCCGGTTCACCCGGTCAAGCCAGGCGACGGCCCGGATAAGGTCAAGAAGCCTGACTTTGGCAAGAAGCCGGATAAGGTGAAGAAGCCTGACTTTGGCAAGAAGCCGGATAAGGTCAAGAAGCCGGATAAGGTGAAGAAGCCCGACAGGCAGAAGCGCGGTGGCGAAAAGGGTAATTCTGACAACCCCGTCCGTCACTTTTAGTTTAAATCATGTAAGCGCGGCTATGCCGTAGCTGCATATTTTTTTAAATGCTCCCGGCATGATACCTCTCATGCCCGGCCTGCGGCTTTTCTTCTTTGAACAGCTTCGACAGCCCACCGAGGTTGACCCCGTATCTCATGTGCAATACTGCAAGGGTGCACCACGGGAAAAAGTGAACGATCGGTATGAAATCAATGATGCCGGCGATGATCGTCCGGGAGGGGGCTACGCCGAGGTACATCAGGAATACCGCTTCTATCGCTGATACTGGCAGATTGAACGGTATGAAGTCTGCCACGTCGATGAAGATCGCCAGTGCCAGTAGTAAGTTGTCCCACGAGTCCCAGCGGTGGCCGAGAATCCTGTGCGGTATATTGACCATATTCACAGCTGGATTGACCCGCCGGAGAATAAAGTTGAGTCGGGATTACGGTGGCATGCATTGATTGATACAGTACGTATACTCATTCTTGATAGGTATCACGCTGTCGAGCAGCTACATAGCCTGCCGGACTGTACAACATGTTTCACGAAGGACTATAGTTGCAAATGCCTGAGCTATAATCGCATATTGCTGACGGAACGTAAGATAACGTTTATAAACAGGGAGGGCTTTTGATTCATTCGATCAGGAGGGGTGAGACTGTGAAAAAAATTGGATTAGTTCTAATTATTGCCCTGCTTACGCTGTCTGCTGCAGGCTGTACCCTGCCATCCGGTACTGATGGCAAGGCTTCTCCCACTCCGACGCCTTATCCGACCGATATCACGCCGGGGGTCATTACCACTCAGCAGCCGCCTGTCACTGCGACTCCGGTATCGTCGGACTGGCTGAGCGGCTATCAGGAAACCACTTTAGAGCGGTCGCAGTCGCTGCCCAACGGTGTTAAAGTCACCTACAGCAAATATTACAAGACTGACGACTGGATGATGCCTTTCCCTCTTGGGGGGCCCAGGGTGAACCAGGCAAACCACGGGGCTGTAATGCTGGTCAAGTTCTATAACCCGACCTCTTCGACGCAGTCGATCGTGCTGGATTCGGACGTGAAAGCGGCCTTCTCCTACCTGGATGCGAACGGGGTGAGGCGTGGCCTGGTCACTGCCGACGTATTCTATGACAAGGACACCGGCAAGCAGTTCACGGAGATCTCCATAGCGCCCAACGAGACCAGGACTTTGTATATCCTCGCTTACGTGTCGAGCGATGCCGACTACGAGAAGACTGCCGGCCGGCTGGACTGGCCGACGCTGGACGCGAACCCGGGCTACGTGCAGGGTTAAGTCTCTTTTTTCCAGTTTTTTGCCGCCTGTCCCGGGATCGGGCCGTTTCAGTAAAAACTGTGAAAAGATACATAGACCTGCCGCGCTCACAGGATTTTTACAGGGAGGTATCACATGGTTTCTACCGCTAAAGTTTCCAAGTACCTGAAGGGCATTCACTTTCCCGCAAACAAGCGGGAGTGCGTGAATTATGCCCGGCAGCACGATGCCCCGGAGGATGTGATGGGCGCTCTGTCAGGCATGCCCGACGAGGACTACGACAGCATGGCCGGAGTCTGGCACGCTGTCGGAAAAAAGAGATGAGAGCCATTTTGAAGGCACGGCACCGGCGGAGCTGATTATTTGCTCCGCCAGGTTCCGATAAGAATTTTATAGGAATACCTCCTACAGATAAGGGATGATTAAGGTCAACAGCCTGGTCGTAAAGATCGTAGGAGTCATTCTGGCTGTCGTCGGCTTACTGCTGCTGTTGTTCGGCCTCGTGACCTGGAACAAGCAGGTGATGGCTACTGGCTTTATCGCATGCCTTATCGCCGTGACTCTTCTCTACTACGGCTGGCGCATGAGGCCGGCGAAAGAAAGCGGCTCAACCGATGCCGTAGCCGGCTCAAAGCAAAAGATTTAAAATGTATCCCGATATTATAGGGACACGCTTGATCGACATTATGTTGTCGACAGGCCTGTTCGTTTAATCTTTACTTTAGGTTAAACCTGATGAATGATGAAGAGGCTTCCTGATAGAAGCCTTCGAAGGAGGAAATTAACATGGCAAAACCAACTTACGTTAAGATGGACTTCCCGCAGGAATTACAGGACAAGGCTCTCGAGGCACTCGAGCTCGCCAGGGACACCGGCAAGATCAGGAAAGGCACCAACGAGGTCACCAAGGCCATCGAGAGGGGCGTTGCTCAGCTCGTCATCGTCGGCGAAGATGTCACCCCCGAGGAGATCGTCGCTCACATCCCGGCACTGTCCGACGAGAAGAAGATCCCGTACGTCTTTGTAAAGAAGCAGCAGGAACTCGGCGCCGCATCCGGCCTCGAAGTAGGCTGTGCGACCTCCGCCATCGTGGACGCAGGCAAGGCTAAGGCCCTGGTCGACGAGATCACACAGAAGTTCAGCGCTCTGAAGGCATAAGCACAGGTGATTCACAATGGCTGAAGAGACAGGCGTTCCGGCTGAAGTCATCGAGATCATTGGCGTCACCGGCATGCACGGAGAAGCAGTCCAGGTCAAGTGCAAGATCCTGGAAGGCAGCAACAAGGGCAGAATTATCACCCGCAACACCGTGGGCCCGATCAGGCTTGGCGACATCGTCATCCTCATGGAGACCGCGAGAGAAGCCAAGAAGATGTCCTCGAGGTAACAAAAATGGTAGACAACAAGAAGTGCACGTTCTGTGGAACTCAGATAGAGCCGGGCACCGGCAAGATGCTCGTCAAGAAGGACGGCTCGATCCACTACTACTGTTCCTCGAAGTGCGAGAACAACGCGAAACTGGGCCGCATCCCCAGGCTCACCGAGTGGGTCAAGGGTCCGGCCAAGGCGCCTTCGAAGAAGGCGGAACAGAAAACCGCAAAGAAAGAGTGATCACATATGGTTGAGCGTGAGCGGACATTCGTCATGGTCAAGCCCGACGGCGTCCAGCGTGGGCTCGTGGGAGAGATCATCTCCCGGTTCGAGCGCCGCGGCCTGAAGATCGTCGGCATGAAAATGCTCGAAGTCAGCGAAGAGCTGGCTAAGCAGCATTACGCTGAGCACGCAGCCAAGCCGTTCTTCCCCGGCCTGGTCAGCTTCATCAGGTCCGGCCCGACGGTGGCCATGGTCATCGAAGGCAAGGACGCTGTGAGCATGGTTCGCTCCATGCTCGGCAAGACCAAGCCTATCGAGTCTGCGCCCGGCACCATCAGGGGCGACTTCGCGCTGGACATGGGGAGAAACGTGATACACGCTTCCGATTCGCCGGAATCGGCAAAAAGGGAAATATCCCTGTACTTCAAAACATCGGAAATAGCCACTTACGCCCGCATCGACGAGCAGTGGCTGTACGAATAAGCGCAGGGATACGATATGGCCACCGCCACTGAAATCAGGAAGGACCTCAGGACGCCGATCGTGTGCGTCATGGGACACGTTGAC harbors:
- a CDS encoding DNA polymerase II, giving the protein MVQATFDVRLLDSTYSVTPKKGVEGSKDREDVNVRLYGKTRENQSITIICPDFKPYFHIFWPTDALRKKLEEHEDVLSIKEVKKEYKGSIEDFLEVRVRAPWLVPKFRTEFELQHKTLVVKNIPEEILEQVRADPEFTVTGDARLARLTPTDRVYSQKLIRTYNLFQYMDKEEIEKFELKSVFFAADIVFTNRFIYDYDLDTCVRVTGELVDDPGEYTTEIVLKAEKFEQCPIFTPKLKIMSFDIESSIKYGNIYCICFTVYNEVDGTKEDRQFVSKFGVRGDNMSPAEEAERNEDERRLLADFVAEVRKLDPDVITGYNINNFDLQMLYDRSNALNPPPEGRKATAGEYMNFGRDSLGMSRRENRTTGFVTWDIKGRLLQDAWLSVKKELRPKREGLGYVSQQLFGDTKDNINSTRIDEEWTNRRDEVVKYCLKDAELALRILMHPRINTLNKLMDVAIPSRLPVKEVSGGQNRMIESLMIRMVDRENVIVPMASGETNDYEGGFVYDTKPGLWEWVIGLDFSSMYPSQIIKHNICFTTLVKNKAEAAHESPIGACFVSKEKRYGITPRMVEGLLNSRKEAKALMKKARQDGDMDAADYYNRLQNAIKILANATYGYFGAKFCRWPYSRYIAPSITSWARDEIRTVVASLESRGFTVIAGDTDSVFFTSKNHRDLDSCKMLGFQVQAEFSAGNMHLELEKVMERFFAHAKKRYFGKIIWPEETLLVRGYEPRRTDSFDLQSETMTQVFQIVLEGRPDEAVRFSKDIIDKTLKGKVDLSKLIISKSVNDFSSYDNPDSLVHVNVAKRLQEMGYEFTPGMKTPFVITNGSAQPIRAEPVIEGLEFTARPDYRYYAERLAMGLARITEAFGCDERTLMQGNSQRTLDLFGEEKPAPVAAPLVQKEVVKKVKTMSTLDMFM
- a CDS encoding PKD domain-containing protein; amino-acid sequence: MILALVASLIPAAVAHPEEATLTASFSSDVTTGAAPLTVHFMDRSTGNPTGWQWDFGDGSSSTRQDPTYTFQAPGTYNVTLTVTDGYVNSTASSEIVVTPAPSATPQPIRVVPVPVHPVKPGDGPDKVKKPDFGKKPDKVKKPDFGKKPDKVKKPDKVKKPDRQKRGGEKGNSDNPVRHF
- a CDS encoding DUF2795 domain-containing protein, which encodes MVSTAKVSKYLKGIHFPANKRECVNYARQHDAPEDVMGALSGMPDEDYDSMAGVWHAVGKKR
- the rpl7ae gene encoding 50S ribosomal protein L7Ae, whose amino-acid sequence is MAKPTYVKMDFPQELQDKALEALELARDTGKIRKGTNEVTKAIERGVAQLVIVGEDVTPEEIVAHIPALSDEKKIPYVFVKKQQELGAASGLEVGCATSAIVDAGKAKALVDEITQKFSALKA
- a CDS encoding 30S ribosomal protein S28e yields the protein MAEETGVPAEVIEIIGVTGMHGEAVQVKCKILEGSNKGRIITRNTVGPIRLGDIVILMETAREAKKMSSR
- a CDS encoding 50S ribosomal protein L24e; its protein translation is MVDNKKCTFCGTQIEPGTGKMLVKKDGSIHYYCSSKCENNAKLGRIPRLTEWVKGPAKAPSKKAEQKTAKKE
- the ndk gene encoding nucleoside-diphosphate kinase, whose protein sequence is MVERERTFVMVKPDGVQRGLVGEIISRFERRGLKIVGMKMLEVSEELAKQHYAEHAAKPFFPGLVSFIRSGPTVAMVIEGKDAVSMVRSMLGKTKPIESAPGTIRGDFALDMGRNVIHASDSPESAKREISLYFKTSEIATYARIDEQWLYE